The nucleotide window GTCGCCGTGCAGGCCCCCCAGGGTGGCGTGCACCGCGCTGTTGCTCTCCAGTTGGAACTGTGTCAGTTCGAACACCAGCCGGTCCGCCCCCGCCCCGGCCGCCCTCTCGCGGATCTCCCGCGCCGCCGGGACGACCCGTCCGGTTCGCGGGTCGACGAGCAGGAACTCCTCCTCGACCCCGAGCGTGAGCGTCGCCGAACTCACGCTTGCCTGCGCGACGAGGGAGGGTCCGTGCACGGTGTCGAACTGGACCTCCCTTGTCACGTCCGGCATGAGCGATCTTCTTTGGAGGAGGGTCCAGTCGGTCAATCCCCCATTCCCCCGGACCATGAGGCGAAAAACCACAAATGGCGTTTCTTGACCCTCCGCCCGTATGCCCGGCCCCACGGCGTCGCTGCCCTAGACTGACACCGTCTCCCCCGCCCCCGCCGTCCCCCTTCTCACCGTCCGCCGAGGTGTGTTCGTGACCGCCGCCGTCGTACTGACCCCCGTGTCCGCCCCTGTCGCCGACCACGTGCTGGTCGTCGCGCTCGACGGCGCCCTGGACTACACGAACGCCGAGCGGCTCCGGCAAGACGTCGAGGCGGCCCTGGGCGAGGAGCGGCGCGAGCTCGTCCTCGACCTGACCCTGCTGAACTTCTGCGACTCCACGGGCATCCGCATCCTGCTGTCGGTGCGGAAGCTGCTGCAGGAGCGGAACGGCACCGTGACGCTGGCGGGCCTGAATCCGCGGCTCGCGAGGATCTTCAGGACAACCGGGCTGATCAACGCCTTCGCCGTCGCACCGGGCCTCGCGGAGGCCGTCGACATGGTCGGCGCGCGGTCGACCCCCAGGTGAAGGCATCGGACGAGTAACGAGACGGTAGCCTCGGAGATACCGGGCGGCAGACCCAGCCGGAAGGCAGCGGCGAGGAGGACAGGTGGTGGATCACCGCCGGCAGTGGCCGATCACGGATGATCTCGCGGCATTGCGCGAGAACATCCAGCGGTACGCCGTGCAGGCGGGCCTCACCGGCCCCCGGCTGGACGACCTCGTGATCGCCGCCAACGAGGCCGCCATCAACGTGCTGGAGCACGGTGGAGGAGCCGGCACGCTGGCGATCTCGTGTGACGGCGGCGTGCTCGCCGTCGACGTCGCCGACCATGTCGGCGTCCTGCCGCCGGGCGCGGTGCCGACCGAGCGGCCCGGCGGCCGCGCCGACCGCGGCTTCGGCCTGTGGCTCATGGGCGAGCTGTGCGACACGGTGACCATCGACCAGATCCCCGGTCAGTCGACCGTCCGGCTGTCCATGCGGGTGGACGACGGCGACCCGGCCACCGGCGGGAGCGCCGCCTCCCTGCGCGGCGCTCACTCGGCCTGAGCGGACGGCCCGTCGCGGACCCAGGAAAGCACCCCGGCCGGCCCTGGCCGGGCCCGGTTGAGCCCCGGTTGGCCCAGGGCATCGTCCCGATCCCGTAAACCTGGTCTCCAGGGCTCCCCGGCCGCCTTAACCTGGGTCCGCGACCACCTCCTCACGGCTGCTGGACGGCTACCTGAGGAATGCCCATGACGCGGCGGCAACCGCGATCAGGGCGCAGAGGCGGATGGTCCGGGGTGTGCTGTCGACCACGTCCCGGACCGCTCTGGCCACCTCGCCGATCCACGAGCCGAACTCCGGGTCGTGAATCCGCCCTTCGATACGGCGTCCCGCGCTCCCGCGGGGCCTGATAGCAGTCATCGGGGCCCCCTCCCCATATGCGCTGTCCGAGAGCGATGTCCCGGACATTCGATCGGCCCGATCAGGAATCCGTTCCCGGCCGGTCCGAAGCGCGCCATGGGCGGAATCCCCGCCGCCGTCGCGCCGCCGACCCGGTAGGAGGGATTCCGGACCATTTCCCCGATGTTCACAGGTGACCCACCGTGCACGCAACGAAAACGAGCGCCATTCGAGGATCCGTACGAAGAGTGACGATCAGATCACAGCTTGCGATAGCTTTTGATCCTGATTTGTCCGGCGACGCGTAGTTGTCTGTCCGGTTTGTCCGCGGCCCTTTCCGGAATTTTGGGTCAGCGCGCGACACGCCGTCATTTGTCTCAGAGGACGGCATCGGGCGGCATATCCGGGCGCCCGCGACACCCGGGCAGGGCGCCCGGATACCGCATGTGGATGGGGGATGCCGGAGACGATGTTACCGAAAGTGACGTCGCCGTCACGCACCTGGGGTGGGTGGCGCGGTCAGGCGCCGAAGTCGCGTACGGCGTTCTCCAGGCAGCGGGTCAGCGTCTCCACCCGTTCCTCGGTCACCGGCTCGTCGCTGTGGGCCTCGGGCAGGTCCGCGCGGCGCACCACCACGAGCTTGCGGTGCCTCTCGTCGATCTCGTCGATCGGCAGCACGAGGCACTCGCCCCGCACGAAGACCAGCGCGACGTCCGGGTCGGCCGACTCCAGCAGCCGGCGTACGCAGTCGGGGTCGAGCAGCGCCATCGCGCCTCCCTTTCGGCCGGCGTTCACGGACGCGTGCCCACGCCCGTCGTGACCTCCTTGACCCGCTCCCGGCCCGAGTCGGGCGCGAGCGGCGGGGTCTGCATGCCCGCACCGCGCCGCATGCCCTCGATGACCGCGCGCAGGGCGTCCACCGCGCTGTGCCGCGGCTGCCAGCCCAGTTCCTCACGGGCGCGGGTGGTGTCCATGATCGGGATCTGCAGGACCATCTCCACCATGCCGGGCGAGGCGGGGATCAGCCGCAGGTGCCAGCCCGCCGACACCGCCGTACGCACCACCGCGGACGGGAGGGGCACCCGCCGGGCGCCGAGCAGGTCCGCCAGCACGGCAGGGTCGATCAACGGGTCGGCGGCCAGGTTGAACGCCCCCCGCACGTCGCGGGTGAGCGCCAGCCGGAACGCCTCGCCGGCGTCCCGCGAGTGCAGCGCCTGGAACCGCAGGCGCGGCATGTCCGGCACGAACGGGATCAGCTCCGGCCGCACCAGCCGCTGCGGCAGGAACGGCC belongs to Microbispora sp. ZYX-F-249 and includes:
- a CDS encoding ATP-binding protein, which produces MVDHRRQWPITDDLAALRENIQRYAVQAGLTGPRLDDLVIAANEAAINVLEHGGGAGTLAISCDGGVLAVDVADHVGVLPPGAVPTERPGGRADRGFGLWLMGELCDTVTIDQIPGQSTVRLSMRVDDGDPATGGSAASLRGAHSA
- a CDS encoding STAS domain-containing protein; translated protein: MTAAVVLTPVSAPVADHVLVVALDGALDYTNAERLRQDVEAALGEERRELVLDLTLLNFCDSTGIRILLSVRKLLQERNGTVTLAGLNPRLARIFRTTGLINAFAVAPGLAEAVDMVGARSTPR